From Butyricimonas paravirosa, one genomic window encodes:
- a CDS encoding ABC transporter ATP-binding protein — MADDCVIRVTGLKKSFPKGKEVLHVLKGIDMEIRPGEVIGYLGSNGAGKSTTVKIMCGLLEDFEGKVDVLGYDVRESDIEVKKRIGYIPENAVMYEHLTPMEYLEFIGAMYGLDRKEMNRKADELLSLFEMRENRDERMVNFSKGMKQKVHIISGLLHNPEVIFMDEPLNGLDANAVIVVKEVIARLAKEGKTIFYCSHLMDVVEKIASRVILINEGTIIANGSVRELMEEAGTSSLEGLFTKLIGATGQSEKAEQIVNAFENRES; from the coding sequence ATGGCAGATGATTGCGTGATCCGGGTGACCGGTTTGAAAAAGAGTTTTCCCAAGGGGAAAGAGGTTTTACACGTGTTGAAGGGGATCGATATGGAGATCCGGCCGGGAGAGGTGATCGGTTACCTTGGGAGTAACGGGGCGGGGAAGTCCACGACCGTGAAGATTATGTGCGGGTTATTGGAGGATTTTGAAGGGAAGGTGGACGTGTTGGGGTATGATGTTCGGGAAAGTGATATAGAGGTGAAGAAACGGATCGGGTATATCCCGGAGAATGCCGTGATGTACGAGCATTTGACCCCGATGGAGTATTTGGAGTTTATTGGAGCCATGTACGGGCTGGACCGGAAGGAGATGAACCGGAAGGCTGACGAGTTACTCTCGTTGTTCGAGATGAGGGAGAACCGGGACGAGAGAATGGTGAATTTCTCGAAGGGGATGAAACAGAAGGTGCATATTATTTCGGGATTGCTGCATAATCCGGAGGTGATTTTCATGGATGAACCTTTGAACGGGCTGGATGCTAATGCGGTGATTGTCGTGAAGGAGGTCATTGCTCGTTTGGCGAAAGAGGGAAAAACGATCTTTTATTGTTCACATCTGATGGATGTGGTGGAGAAAATAGCCAGTCGGGTGATTTTGATTAACGAGGGAACGATTATCGCTAACGGTTCGGTTCGGGAGTTGATGGAGGAGGCCGGAACGAGTTCTTTGGAGGGATTGTTCACGAAGTTAATAGGAGCCACTGGGCAGTCGGAAAAAGCGGAACAGATTGTAAACGCTTTTGAAAACAGGGAGTCATGA
- a CDS encoding fimbrillin family protein: MKIKVYQYFAWFCLGLCTACYSGMPEDEGEVGQGKEVTFRITRFDEIFSRATATNFEVGDSIGIYAVKHDVAGGNSFPALSGNQAHNAKWVKTDEGWQPASLKDKIVYPQDGAELDFYAYYPYSRDAINPEGIAMGVKPDQRTIEGRNGSDWMAATNTTGVNEGEVELLFRHVMAAVEVEIRGGNVITPNERLEVQMTEICLKNSFNLGTGVSVAENETGTIDMWRLEDATDMGSFTYRALLPAQSLGEGIPVFRCLQDGKIYIYRGEEIILERGYRTRFVFILKSGSES; encoded by the coding sequence ATGAAGATTAAAGTTTATCAATATTTTGCATGGTTTTGTCTGGGACTTTGTACGGCCTGTTATTCCGGGATGCCGGAAGATGAGGGAGAAGTCGGACAAGGCAAGGAGGTTACTTTTCGAATCACTCGGTTCGATGAGATATTCTCTAGAGCTACGGCTACCAATTTTGAGGTCGGGGATTCTATCGGGATTTATGCGGTGAAACATGATGTAGCGGGCGGGAATTCGTTTCCCGCTTTATCCGGCAATCAAGCTCATAATGCCAAATGGGTGAAGACGGATGAGGGATGGCAACCCGCATCTTTGAAGGATAAAATTGTTTATCCGCAAGATGGGGCGGAGCTGGATTTTTATGCTTATTACCCGTATTCCCGTGATGCGATAAACCCAGAAGGTATTGCCATGGGCGTGAAACCGGATCAAAGGACTATCGAGGGAAGGAATGGCTCGGATTGGATGGCTGCCACGAACACGACAGGAGTGAACGAGGGTGAGGTGGAGTTGCTTTTCCGGCACGTGATGGCTGCCGTGGAAGTTGAAATTCGGGGAGGTAATGTGATTACGCCGAATGAAAGATTGGAGGTGCAAATGACCGAGATTTGTTTGAAAAATTCATTCAATTTAGGTACAGGAGTGTCTGTTGCTGAAAATGAGACGGGTACGATTGATATGTGGCGCTTGGAAGATGCGACAGATATGGGTTCTTTTACATATAGGGCATTATTGCCAGCACAGTCTCTAGGGGAGGGGATTCCCGTGTTCAGGTGCTTGCAGGATGGGAAAATATACATATACCGGGGGGAAGAGATTATCTTGGAACGAGGGTATCGTACACGTTTTGTGTTTATATTGAAAAGTGGAAGTGAATCATAA
- a CDS encoding fimbrillin family protein — MRKILLIVIGVIGMFLTACDDDKEMLLSDIPIRLSGKILGMDEGEALARFRGGAGVGVYIVDASERQTEDLLGARVSNKKFMQSADGLVGDPLVYWNRETGIEFAAYYPYLPENGILSEACLFQVAERQDSLQDGLSAYGESDFLWARGYADFQTEPIALEFSHLMSKVIIYLKSDAMIPGDMIGGEVRILGSVTNAKIDLNEGTVIAEGETGEVVAADEVMQKDGFEIAVKAIIVPQTLKKGVKWLDIKTLGGYSYFSELPEDLIFQPGKQMTLSVSIESGECHVTVEEIEDWIETEAPIVGEVVEDLPTFKLYDFYNLNGVQGLVIAVDETGKHGVLISLDEERTQWCTEPSLMAQAYSAGDAQENLNEVLNVDPTLEKFPAMKWCMDKNKDGISGWYMPALNELRDFWNILYTNTDLINDKIVATGVVGATEIKTNWWDTDGYFSSSLSLSDKVRSISFSMFGDGISVALLSQDASSHVRAFYKF; from the coding sequence ATGAGAAAGATATTGTTAATAGTTATTGGAGTTATTGGGATGTTTCTGACAGCTTGCGATGATGATAAGGAGATGTTATTATCTGACATCCCAATACGTTTATCCGGAAAGATTCTCGGGATGGATGAAGGGGAGGCGTTGGCTCGTTTCCGGGGAGGTGCCGGAGTGGGTGTTTATATTGTAGATGCAAGTGAGAGGCAAACCGAGGATTTGCTTGGTGCCCGTGTAAGTAACAAGAAGTTTATGCAAAGTGCTGATGGCTTGGTTGGTGATCCGCTTGTTTACTGGAACCGGGAGACCGGAATTGAGTTTGCAGCTTATTATCCTTATTTGCCGGAGAATGGAATACTCTCTGAGGCTTGTTTGTTTCAGGTTGCAGAACGACAGGATTCTTTGCAAGACGGGCTTTCTGCCTATGGTGAAAGTGATTTTTTATGGGCAAGAGGTTATGCTGATTTTCAGACAGAACCAATCGCATTGGAATTTAGTCATCTGATGAGTAAGGTTATTATTTATTTGAAGAGTGATGCGATGATTCCGGGTGATATGATTGGGGGTGAGGTGAGGATTCTTGGTAGTGTAACAAATGCAAAGATTGATTTGAATGAAGGAACGGTGATCGCAGAGGGTGAAACGGGAGAAGTCGTGGCGGCAGATGAAGTCATGCAAAAAGATGGTTTTGAGATCGCCGTAAAAGCAATAATTGTACCTCAGACTTTGAAGAAAGGGGTAAAATGGTTGGATATAAAAACTTTGGGAGGTTATTCTTATTTTAGTGAATTGCCGGAAGATCTTATTTTTCAACCGGGAAAGCAGATGACGTTGAGTGTAAGTATTGAAAGTGGTGAATGTCATGTAACTGTTGAGGAAATCGAGGATTGGATTGAAACGGAAGCTCCGATTGTGGGAGAGGTTGTGGAAGATTTACCAACATTTAAATTGTATGATTTTTATAATTTGAACGGAGTGCAAGGATTAGTTATTGCCGTGGATGAAACGGGTAAGCATGGGGTATTGATTTCGTTGGATGAAGAACGAACCCAATGGTGTACGGAACCGTCATTGATGGCGCAGGCTTATTCGGCAGGTGATGCCCAAGAGAATTTGAACGAGGTTCTGAATGTAGATCCGACTTTAGAGAAATTCCCGGCGATGAAGTGGTGTATGGATAAAAATAAAGATGGTATTTCCGGGTGGTATATGCCGGCTTTGAATGAGTTGAGGGACTTTTGGAATATATTGTATACGAACACGGATTTGATTAATGATAAGATTGTGGCAACAGGTGTGGTGGGTGCTACCGAAATAAAAACAAATTGGTGGGATACTGATGGTTATTTTTCTTCTTCTTTATCGTTAAGTGACAAGGTGCGTAGTATAAGTTTTTCGATGTTTGGAGATGGAATTAGTGTCGCTTTATTGTCTCAAGATGCTTCTAGTCATGTGCGGGCATTCTATAAATTTTAA
- a CDS encoding dipeptidyl-peptidase 3 family protein, which yields MRKLFLLLSLGVFLFSCKEAKKETKPSPYQALADQYAEFPLTTDLNQLTENEKKMIPILIEVADIMENIFWQNAYGDKSALMAQFAQDSAALKYLSINYGPWDRLNDNKPFIDGVGAKPLGANFYPADMTKEEFDALDDPRKTDWYSVIRRDAAGKLIVLPFHEAYPEEVAKASKLLEEAAALAEDPGLKNYLTLRSKALLDDDYLASDLAWMEMQNNTLDFVVGPIETYEDQLYGYKASHSGQILVKDKEWSKRLSEYAQYLPKLQENLPVPAKYKKEKANANPDMNAYDVIYYAGDCNAGSKNIAINLPNDPRVHAAKGSRKLQLKNSMQAKFEKMVVPISKLLITPDQQKHISFDAFFENVMFHEVAHGLGIKYTLNGKQDVRSALQNYYTSIEEGKADILGLFCVTKLAEWGVLENKDLMDNYVTFIAGIFRSVRFGAASAHGKANMMQFAHFMESGAISKDETTGYYTVDFEKMKKDIEVIAGEYITIEGDGDIQKATKLVAEKGIVPPTLQKDLDRIAGANIPKDIFFKQGTKVLGL from the coding sequence ATGAGAAAACTATTCCTACTTCTATCTTTAGGTGTTTTCTTGTTCTCTTGTAAAGAGGCCAAGAAAGAAACGAAGCCAAGTCCCTATCAAGCGCTTGCAGATCAGTATGCTGAATTCCCGTTAACAACAGATTTAAACCAATTGACCGAAAACGAGAAGAAAATGATTCCCATACTTATCGAAGTTGCCGATATCATGGAGAACATCTTCTGGCAAAACGCTTATGGAGATAAGAGTGCATTGATGGCACAATTCGCTCAGGATTCTGCCGCTCTGAAATATCTTTCCATAAACTATGGTCCTTGGGATAGATTAAACGACAACAAACCTTTCATCGACGGCGTGGGAGCAAAACCTCTTGGAGCAAACTTCTACCCGGCTGACATGACGAAAGAAGAATTCGACGCACTGGATGATCCTCGCAAAACGGACTGGTATAGCGTTATCCGTCGGGATGCAGCCGGAAAGCTTATCGTGCTTCCATTCCACGAAGCTTACCCGGAAGAAGTGGCAAAAGCATCCAAATTACTGGAAGAAGCTGCCGCACTAGCCGAAGACCCGGGATTGAAAAACTACTTAACATTAAGATCAAAAGCCCTTTTGGACGACGATTATCTGGCCAGCGACCTAGCTTGGATGGAGATGCAAAACAACACCCTGGACTTCGTAGTAGGTCCCATCGAAACTTATGAAGACCAACTTTACGGGTATAAAGCTTCTCATTCCGGACAAATCCTCGTGAAAGACAAAGAGTGGAGCAAACGCTTGTCTGAATACGCTCAATACTTGCCCAAATTACAGGAAAATTTACCGGTTCCTGCCAAATACAAAAAGGAAAAAGCAAATGCTAACCCGGACATGAACGCTTACGACGTGATTTATTACGCCGGAGATTGCAATGCCGGAAGTAAAAATATCGCTATCAACCTACCGAACGACCCGAGAGTACACGCGGCAAAAGGAAGTCGTAAACTACAATTGAAAAACTCCATGCAGGCCAAATTCGAAAAAATGGTTGTGCCGATTTCCAAATTGTTAATTACGCCCGATCAACAAAAACACATTAGTTTTGATGCTTTCTTCGAAAACGTGATGTTCCACGAAGTCGCTCACGGGCTGGGAATTAAATACACGCTGAATGGCAAACAAGACGTTCGTTCCGCCCTGCAAAACTATTACACCTCTATTGAGGAAGGTAAAGCGGACATCCTTGGGTTATTCTGCGTGACTAAACTTGCAGAATGGGGTGTATTGGAAAACAAAGACCTCATGGATAATTATGTGACCTTCATCGCCGGAATCTTCCGTTCCGTTCGTTTCGGTGCTGCCAGCGCCCACGGAAAAGCCAACATGATGCAGTTCGCCCATTTCATGGAAAGCGGAGCTATCAGCAAGGATGAAACCACGGGATACTACACCGTAGATTTCGAAAAGATGAAAAAAGACATCGAAGTGATTGCCGGAGAGTATATCACGATCGAAGGAGACGGTGACATCCAGAAAGCTACCAAATTAGTGGCAGAAAAGGGTATCGTTCCCCCGACCTTACAGAAAGACTTGGATCGTATCGCGGGAGCTAACATCCCGAAGGATATTTTCTTCAAACAAGGAACTAAAGTTCTAGGGTTATAA
- a CDS encoding alpha/beta hydrolase has translation MLFLAGTIVSGQTSTNQVKEKNMEKLELVKEWDKVFPQSNKVVHEKVTFRNRYGITLVADMYIPKNVEGKLAAIAVSGPFGAVKEQSSGLYAQTLAERGFLTIAFDPSYTGESGGQPRYVASPDINTEDFSAAVDFLSTRDDVDPERIGILGICGWGGMALNAAAMDTRIKATVTSTMYDMSRVNANGYFDTMDADQRYELRRQLNAQRTLDAKNGTYELAGGVVDPLPDDAPQFVKDYYAYYKTPRGYHKRSLNSNNGWNKTSSLSFINMPLLAYSDEIRNAVLMIHGEKAHSRYFSEDAFKKLKGDNKELLIIPGASHVDLYDNQANVIPFDKIESFFREYLK, from the coding sequence ATGTTGTTCCTTGCCGGAACAATCGTAAGCGGCCAAACAAGTACAAATCAAGTAAAAGAGAAGAATATGGAAAAGTTAGAATTAGTGAAAGAATGGGATAAGGTATTTCCACAGAGCAACAAGGTTGTTCACGAGAAAGTGACATTCCGTAATCGTTACGGTATCACGCTTGTTGCAGATATGTATATCCCCAAAAATGTGGAGGGGAAATTGGCAGCCATTGCGGTGAGCGGTCCTTTCGGGGCAGTCAAGGAACAATCGTCTGGGCTTTACGCGCAAACGCTGGCGGAACGTGGTTTTCTGACGATCGCTTTCGATCCTTCTTACACGGGTGAAAGCGGAGGCCAACCCCGGTACGTGGCCTCGCCGGACATTAACACGGAAGACTTCAGTGCAGCCGTTGATTTTCTTTCGACTCGCGATGATGTTGACCCTGAACGTATTGGAATTTTAGGTATTTGCGGATGGGGTGGTATGGCTCTTAACGCTGCCGCCATGGATACGCGTATTAAAGCTACGGTTACTTCCACGATGTATGACATGAGTCGCGTGAATGCCAACGGGTATTTTGACACGATGGATGCCGACCAACGGTATGAGCTTCGTCGGCAACTCAATGCCCAGCGTACACTTGATGCCAAGAATGGCACGTATGAACTAGCCGGGGGAGTGGTCGATCCATTACCGGATGATGCCCCGCAATTCGTGAAGGATTATTACGCTTACTACAAAACGCCGCGTGGTTACCACAAACGTTCACTTAATTCCAATAATGGCTGGAATAAGACATCGTCACTTTCATTTATCAATATGCCCTTGTTGGCTTACAGCGATGAAATACGGAATGCCGTGCTTATGATTCATGGTGAAAAGGCTCATTCTCGCTATTTTAGTGAAGATGCATTCAAAAAATTGAAAGGTGATAACAAGGAACTTTTGATTATTCCCGGTGCAAGCCACGTGGATTTGTACGATAACCAGGCAAATGTTATTCCTTTTGACAAGATAGAATCTTTTTTTCGTGAATATTTGAAATAA
- a CDS encoding dicarboxylate/amino acid:cation symporter: protein MKKLFSSTIFKLIIAVIIGILLGFVANEGFMNFVVTVKYILGQLIFFMVPLIILGFVSYSIAKMKDNASKMLSLALIIAYLSSIGAAFFAMVSGYTLIPHLSIEPVKETLRQLPELIFRLDIPPVVSVMTALVLAIMIGLATVWTKSEVFENLLDNFQKMVLLLINRILIPILPFFIAANFCALSYEGAITKQLPVFLGVMVIVIISQFVWLSFLYVLAGAISKKNPWQVLKYYGPAYLTAVGTMSSAATLAVALKCAKKSPVLKDDVIDFAVPLFSNIHLCGSILTEVFFVMTVSLMLYGSLPSLTVMILFIILLGIFAIGAPGVPGGTVIASLGIVISVLGFDEAGTALLLTIFALQDSFGTACNITGDGALTLIMTKASSHRSTKQKSINS, encoded by the coding sequence ATGAAGAAATTATTTTCCAGTACTATATTCAAATTAATCATCGCCGTCATTATCGGGATTCTTCTCGGATTCGTCGCTAACGAGGGCTTTATGAACTTTGTCGTTACCGTGAAATACATCCTCGGGCAATTGATCTTCTTCATGGTTCCACTTATTATTTTAGGATTTGTTTCCTACTCGATCGCCAAGATGAAAGATAACGCCTCCAAAATGTTGTCTCTGGCTCTCATTATCGCTTATCTTTCCTCCATTGGTGCGGCCTTCTTTGCCATGGTCTCCGGGTACACCCTGATCCCACACCTCTCCATCGAACCCGTGAAAGAAACCTTACGACAATTACCGGAATTAATCTTCCGCCTTGATATACCCCCTGTTGTCAGCGTGATGACCGCCCTCGTACTGGCCATCATGATCGGTCTGGCCACCGTGTGGACCAAATCGGAAGTGTTCGAAAACCTACTGGACAATTTCCAAAAGATGGTGTTGTTACTCATCAACCGCATTCTTATACCCATCCTCCCCTTCTTCATCGCGGCCAATTTCTGCGCATTAAGTTACGAGGGTGCCATCACGAAACAACTCCCCGTGTTCCTTGGTGTTATGGTTATTGTCATCATCTCCCAGTTCGTGTGGCTTTCTTTCCTGTACGTCCTTGCCGGGGCCATCTCGAAAAAGAATCCTTGGCAGGTATTGAAGTACTACGGCCCCGCCTACCTCACAGCCGTCGGCACGATGTCATCGGCCGCCACGCTGGCTGTCGCGTTGAAATGTGCCAAGAAAAGCCCGGTATTAAAAGACGATGTTATTGATTTCGCCGTTCCCCTATTCTCGAATATCCATTTATGCGGCTCCATCCTAACGGAAGTCTTCTTCGTGATGACCGTATCACTCATGCTTTACGGTTCACTCCCGTCATTAACCGTCATGATCCTCTTCATCATCCTACTCGGCATCTTCGCCATCGGGGCTCCGGGAGTTCCCGGTGGAACCGTGATTGCCTCGCTGGGAATCGTGATCTCCGTTCTCGGATTCGATGAGGCCGGAACAGCCCTTCTACTAACTATATTCGCTTTACAGGATAGTTTCGGAACAGCCTGCAACATCACGGGAGACGGGGCATTGACATTAATCATGACAAAAGCATCCAGCCACCGTTCTACAAAACAAAAAAGTATTAATAGTTAG
- a CDS encoding TlpA family protein disulfide reductase, translating into MKRFLLLIIGVLVLCSATFAQAKKMRLTVNLQNALLTGKVEVKGNHLKEEIVVGEDKMGMMEIALEQGEYVSLTIGYARNLLYLEPGKDLTLVLVPNKDGSFHLKKNSFNYQGDVENVRINKYLNENDLKFLERIDFTLGENEFLKKLSELNKENTELIKKQKFAKEFEKIELFRVKYQLYTPLVSYPIQHFWKNGSEWTGLEQYEETPQVKAYIPKLFIDNEQVWKISSYRDYVKGGIGILGVSEFMGNDRYKGTLEQLNFLTEHFKTPVILEDITQSLVMQYIEVTEGRPLRDIESFYKRNVKKEVYQQELAQAQKMWAKYSEGTQIMSSDHKYMDIDGKMVALEDLRGKYVYIDVWATWCGPCKAELPYLKKLEKKFEGKNIYFVSISIDANKAAWIKMVQEDHLGGIQLHGGNKAQIAKDYAIRAIPRFILLDREGKVINKEMTRPSDSETEETLNALEGI; encoded by the coding sequence ATGAAAAGATTTTTGTTATTAATAATCGGGGTACTCGTGTTGTGTAGTGCTACGTTTGCACAGGCAAAGAAAATGAGGTTGACAGTTAATTTGCAAAATGCCTTATTAACAGGGAAAGTGGAGGTGAAGGGGAATCATTTGAAAGAAGAGATCGTGGTGGGAGAGGATAAAATGGGGATGATGGAGATCGCATTGGAACAAGGAGAATATGTTAGTTTAACAATAGGATATGCTAGGAACTTACTTTATCTGGAACCGGGGAAAGATTTAACTCTTGTTTTGGTTCCGAATAAAGATGGGTCTTTTCACCTTAAGAAGAATAGTTTTAATTATCAAGGAGATGTGGAGAATGTAAGAATCAATAAATACTTGAACGAGAACGATCTGAAGTTTTTAGAGCGCATTGATTTTACGTTAGGAGAGAACGAGTTTTTGAAGAAACTATCCGAGTTGAATAAAGAGAATACCGAGTTGATTAAAAAGCAGAAATTTGCCAAAGAGTTTGAGAAGATAGAGTTGTTTCGGGTTAAATATCAGTTGTATACCCCATTAGTTAGTTATCCTATTCAGCATTTTTGGAAAAATGGTAGTGAATGGACCGGGTTGGAGCAATATGAGGAGACGCCTCAAGTGAAAGCTTATATCCCGAAACTTTTTATTGATAATGAACAAGTTTGGAAAATTTCTTCTTACCGGGATTACGTGAAAGGTGGTATTGGTATTCTTGGTGTATCGGAGTTCATGGGGAATGATAGGTATAAGGGAACATTAGAACAGTTAAACTTTTTGACGGAACATTTTAAGACTCCGGTTATTTTGGAAGATATTACTCAAAGTTTGGTGATGCAATATATTGAAGTAACGGAAGGTAGACCACTTCGTGACATAGAATCTTTTTACAAACGTAACGTGAAGAAAGAAGTCTATCAACAGGAATTGGCGCAAGCGCAGAAAATGTGGGCAAAATATTCGGAAGGGACTCAAATAATGTCATCTGATCATAAATATATGGATATTGATGGGAAGATGGTCGCTTTGGAGGATTTGAGAGGGAAATACGTTTACATTGATGTTTGGGCAACTTGGTGTGGTCCGTGTAAAGCAGAATTACCTTATTTGAAAAAACTAGAGAAAAAGTTTGAAGGAAAGAATATCTATTTCGTGAGTATATCTATTGATGCTAATAAAGCTGCATGGATTAAAATGGTGCAAGAAGATCACTTGGGAGGTATTCAATTACATGGGGGAAATAAAGCTCAAATTGCGAAAGACTATGCCATTAGGGCCATTCCTCGTTTTATCCTATTGGATAGAGAGGGTAAGGTGATAAATAAGGAAATGACACGTCCTTCAGATTCGGAAACAGAGGAGACGTTAAATGCATTGGAAGGTATTTAA
- a CDS encoding FecR family protein codes for MDKRLERAITLFKKSYVGDISEAEQKELNCLLEDKTLEQVYRRWMDHRLLVEGMEEDKRFPYAEGYKEFKSCIAGMRHVKRKRMIYRLSAVSAVFLLVVAVTWYLQDGGADKVENRMVRDATEKIIMPGSKQAQLRLADGRMVQVDKQSLAQHEQEGVHISYEDGSIRYSSDIQELIYNELYTPAKGEFYVELDDKTKVWINSGTSLKFPVKFVGKERRVILAGEAFFDVSLGSKPFIVETALGEIRVHGTSFDVKAYPDEDMATTLVSGKVTYSGSRQVEIKPGERLVARVSGELEKNIVNTKEYTGWKDGLYVFNRKSLEQIAKDLERWYDISIVFESDQSRELLFTGHLKRYDTINVFLELLRETGEVNYKIQGNEITLY; via the coding sequence ATGGATAAAAGATTAGAAAGAGCCATTACTCTATTTAAGAAATCTTATGTGGGAGATATATCCGAGGCGGAGCAAAAGGAATTGAATTGTCTTTTGGAGGATAAGACCTTGGAACAAGTTTACCGGAGATGGATGGATCATCGGTTACTTGTGGAAGGTATGGAGGAGGATAAGCGATTCCCTTATGCAGAGGGGTATAAAGAATTTAAGTCTTGTATTGCTGGTATGCGCCATGTGAAGAGAAAGAGAATGATCTATCGCTTGTCTGCGGTGTCTGCGGTGTTTCTTTTGGTGGTAGCCGTTACGTGGTATTTGCAGGATGGTGGGGCCGATAAGGTGGAAAATAGGATGGTTCGGGATGCGACGGAGAAAATCATCATGCCCGGTTCAAAACAAGCGCAATTACGCCTTGCGGACGGCAGGATGGTACAGGTGGATAAACAATCTTTGGCACAACATGAACAGGAGGGCGTGCATATCTCCTACGAGGACGGTTCTATCCGGTACTCCTCCGATATTCAGGAATTGATATATAATGAATTATATACCCCGGCAAAGGGGGAGTTTTACGTGGAACTGGATGATAAAACGAAGGTCTGGATCAATTCCGGAACGAGTTTGAAGTTTCCGGTAAAGTTTGTGGGCAAAGAGAGAAGAGTGATATTGGCGGGAGAGGCCTTTTTTGATGTATCACTGGGCAGTAAACCGTTTATTGTTGAAACCGCTTTGGGTGAAATCCGGGTACACGGGACTTCTTTTGACGTGAAAGCCTACCCGGATGAGGATATGGCGACCACGTTGGTAAGCGGGAAGGTCACTTATTCCGGTTCTCGGCAGGTCGAAATAAAGCCGGGTGAACGGTTGGTTGCCCGTGTCTCCGGAGAATTGGAGAAGAACATCGTGAACACGAAAGAATACACCGGGTGGAAGGATGGCCTTTACGTGTTCAACAGGAAGAGCTTGGAACAAATTGCCAAGGATCTTGAACGTTGGTATGATATTTCTATTGTTTTTGAATCCGATCAATCGAGAGAACTTCTTTTTACGGGGCATCTTAAGCGTTACGACACGATCAACGTGTTCCTGGAATTACTACGGGAAACCGGGGAGGTAAATTACAAGATACAAGGTAACGAGATTACCTTATACTAG
- a CDS encoding RNA polymerase sigma factor, with protein sequence MADYLDGFNKKSTKAWEYLYRDYYTALCSYVYKIVGDESVSQDVVQDSLIGIWKADLHFSHMEKLTCYLYKAVYTNAIQYLRTERLHHTLLQSYGEEEVEISDQHFALTVQEELTRQLRLCIQELPEEQRKIIHLSLEGLSGKEIADKLGISIHTVKTQKNRSFKYLRSKLGGSFYLLFLLAGQNLPL encoded by the coding sequence ATGGCAGATTATCTGGACGGATTCAACAAGAAAAGCACAAAGGCCTGGGAGTATCTTTATCGGGATTATTATACTGCCTTGTGTAGTTACGTGTATAAAATAGTGGGGGATGAATCTGTTTCGCAAGACGTGGTGCAGGATTCACTGATTGGGATCTGGAAAGCCGATCTTCACTTTTCTCACATGGAGAAGTTAACTTGTTATTTGTACAAAGCGGTGTACACGAATGCTATTCAATATCTTAGGACGGAGCGTCTTCATCACACGTTGTTACAATCTTACGGGGAAGAGGAAGTCGAGATTTCCGACCAGCATTTTGCCCTGACAGTGCAGGAGGAGTTAACTCGTCAACTACGCCTTTGTATTCAGGAATTACCGGAGGAACAGCGTAAGATCATCCATCTTAGTTTGGAGGGACTTTCCGGGAAGGAGATCGCGGATAAACTGGGAATAAGCATACACACGGTAAAAACTCAGAAAAATAGAAGTTTCAAGTATCTGCGTTCAAAATTGGGCGGTTCGTTTTATCTTTTATTTTTATTGGCCGGACAAAATCTTCCTCTTTAG